A window of Strigops habroptila isolate Jane chromosome 5, bStrHab1.2.pri, whole genome shotgun sequence contains these coding sequences:
- the DPCD gene encoding protein DPCD codes for MAVPSWLERLRAASKTALVQDGKRKIHYLFEDGKEMAEEYDVKTGQLVGRRWREKNTLGGSGKWQVEVGEPTSPLLGALESELIKESSSNPVFMRKDTLSSFQWRIRNLPYPKEVYSVSVEEEQRCCVIRTTNKKYYKKFSIPDLDRYQLPLDSAALSFTHANNTLIITYQKPKEILAAEEQLQKELKKVKAANSGDGDCKTQ; via the exons ATGGCGGTGCCGAGCTGGCTGGAGAGGCTGCGGGCTGCCAGCAAGACAGCGCTGGTGCAGGACG GGAAGCGGAAGATCCACTACCTGTTCGAGGATGGGAAGGAGATGGCTGAGGAGTACGACGTGAAGACCGGTCAGTTAGTGG GTagaagatggagagagaagaatacCCTCGGGGGCTCTGGCAAGTGGCAGGTTGAAGTGGGAGAGCCAACCTCGCCGCTCTTGGGAGCACTGGAATCAGAGCTCATAAAGGAAAGCAGCTCCAAT CCTGTCTTCATGAGGAAGGATACCCTAAGCAGCTTCCAGTGGCGGATCCGTAACCTGCCTTACCCCAAGGAGGTCTACAGCGTCTCTGTGGAGGAGGAGCAGCGCTGCTGTGTCATCCGGACCACCAACAAGAA GTACTACAAGAAGTTCTCTATTCCTGACCTGGACCGATACCAGCTCCCCTTGGActcagctgctctgagcttcACCCATGCCAACAACACCCTGATCATCACG TACCAGAAGCCAAAGGAGATCCtggctgcagaagagcagctgcagaaggagctgaAGAAGGTAAAGGCAGCTAACAGTGGAGATGGCGACTGTAAGACCCAGTAG
- the POLL gene encoding DNA polymerase lambda isoform X1, giving the protein MEPRGIVKAFPKRKKVRDDLGKSIPPKIPKEEGTEIPEAEWLNPVTAYVLQAGIGQARAEIFHKQIVQNGGVVHNQLSSEVTHVIVAEDMDCDRAFRLLKLTKLPSGLQLVKASWLSACIRDQKLLSTAGYHVFIPRRYLEEGELQKEEQQQVLGSEEVQPPAEGGAVKPNTEAQLEDSSQRGLGTLGQQQLAEKDSGDEDSEGEDAGVTQGDLEALISGHYPVKSSEETSGSSSTVAQPGSKWVCAQSSNSKKENHNQCITEKLEVLAKAYTVQGDKWRALGYSKAINALKSYHKPVTSYQEACKIPGIGKRMAEKILEILESGHLRKLDHISESVPVLELFSNIWGAGAKTAQMWYQQGFRTLDDIRTKATLTHQQAVGLKHYTDFQERMPREEAAEIEHTVRQAALALKPGLVCVACGSYRRGKPTCGDVDVLVTHPDGKSHRGVFSKLLDSLHRSGFLTDDLVSQEDNGEQKKYLGVCRLPGPARRHRRLDIIVVPYREFTCALLYFTGSAHFNRSMRALAKTKGMSLSEHALSSAVVRGPGGVKVVSGHTLPTPTERDVFIQLGLPYREPSERDW; this is encoded by the exons ATGGAGCCACGAGGCATTGTCAAAGCCTTTCCCAAGAGGAAGAAAGTGAGGGATGACTTAGGGAAAAGCATCCCTCCAAAGATCCCAAAAGAGGAAGGAACAGAGATACCCGAGG CAGAGTGGCTGAATCCAGTTACTGCCTACGTGCTGCAAGCTGGCATTGGCCAAGCCAGGGCGGAGATCTTCCACAAGCAGATTGTCCAGAATGGAGGTGTTGTACACAACCAGCTCTCCTCGGAGGTGACACATGTCATTGTGGCTGAAGACATGGACTGTGATCGGGCTTTTCGGCTCCTTAAATTAACCAAGCTGCCTTCAGGGCTGCAGCTAGTGAAGGCATCCTGGCTGAGTGCTTGCATTAGAGACCAGAAGCTGCTGAGTACTGCTGGCTACCATGTCTTTATCCCTCGCAG GTACCTGGAGGAGGGAGAACTCCaaaaagaggagcagcagcaggtcctggGCAGTGAAGAGGTTCAGCCTCCAGCAGAGGGGGGAGCAGTGAAGCCAAATACTGAAGCACAGTTGGAGGATTCCTCGCAGCGAGGCCTGGGCACCCTtggacagcagcagctggctgag AAAGACTCTGGTGATGAAGACAGTGAAGGAGAAGATGCTGGTGTCACCCAGGGAGATCTGGAAGCATTGATTTCTGGCCATTACCCTGTGAAATCATCCGAGGAGACCAGTGGCAGCTCTTCCACAGTGGCCCAGCCTGGCAGCAAGTGGGTTTGTGCCCAGTCCTCCaacagcaagaaggaaaatcaCAACCAGTGCATCACAGAGAAGCTGGAAGTACTGGCAAAGGCCTACACTGTCCAGGGGGACAAGTGGAGAGCTCTGGGCTACTCCAAAGCCATCAATGCACTCAAGAGCTACCACAAACCAGTCACCTCCTACCAG GAAGCCTGTAAAATCCCTGGGATTGGGAAGCGGATGGCAGAGAAGATCCTGGAGATCTTGGAGAGCGGGCATCTGCGCAAGCTGGATCACATCAGTGAGAGTGTGCCCGTGCTGGAGTTGTTTTCTAACATCTGGGGAGCAGGGGCTAAGACAGCTCAGATGTGGTACCAGCAG GGTTTCCGGACACTGGATGATATCCGCACCAAGGCGACCCTCACCCACCAGCAGGCTGTGGGGCTGAAGCACTACACAGATTTCCAGGAGCGCATGCCTCGGGAGGAGGCTGCAGAAATAGAACACACT GTCAGACAAGCTGCCCTGGCCCTGAAACCTGGGCTTGTGTGTGTGGCATGTGGCTCCTACCGTCGGGGGAAGCCCACCTGTGGAGATGTGGATGTGCTGGTCACTCACCCAGATGGGAAGTCTCACCGTGGGGTGTTCAGCAAGCTGCTTGACAGCCTCCACAGGAGTG GCTTCCTTACGGATGACCTCGTGAGTCAGGAGGACAACGGTGAGCAGAAGAAGTACCTGGGAGTGTGCCGCCTGCCCGGGCCAGCCCGGCGTCACCGCCGGCTTGACATCATCGTGGTGCCCTACAGGGAGTTTACCTGTGCCCTGCTCTACTTCACTGGCTCGGCTCACTTCAACCGCTCCATGCGAGCCCTGGCCAAGACCAAGGGCATGAGCCTGTCAGAACATGCCCTCAGCTCGGCCGTGGTGCGAGGCCCTGGAGGTGTCAAGGTGGTATCTGGTCATACTTTGCCCACTCCCACAGAGAGAGATGTCTTCATTCAGCTGGGGCTGCCTTACCGGGAGCCCTCTGAACGGGACTGGTGA
- the POLL gene encoding DNA polymerase lambda isoform X2 produces the protein MEPRGIVKAFPKRKKVRDDLGKSIPPKIPKEEGTEIPEEWLNPVTAYVLQAGIGQARAEIFHKQIVQNGGVVHNQLSSEVTHVIVAEDMDCDRAFRLLKLTKLPSGLQLVKASWLSACIRDQKLLSTAGYHVFIPRRYLEEGELQKEEQQQVLGSEEVQPPAEGGAVKPNTEAQLEDSSQRGLGTLGQQQLAEKDSGDEDSEGEDAGVTQGDLEALISGHYPVKSSEETSGSSSTVAQPGSKWVCAQSSNSKKENHNQCITEKLEVLAKAYTVQGDKWRALGYSKAINALKSYHKPVTSYQEACKIPGIGKRMAEKILEILESGHLRKLDHISESVPVLELFSNIWGAGAKTAQMWYQQGFRTLDDIRTKATLTHQQAVGLKHYTDFQERMPREEAAEIEHTVRQAALALKPGLVCVACGSYRRGKPTCGDVDVLVTHPDGKSHRGVFSKLLDSLHRSGFLTDDLVSQEDNGEQKKYLGVCRLPGPARRHRRLDIIVVPYREFTCALLYFTGSAHFNRSMRALAKTKGMSLSEHALSSAVVRGPGGVKVVSGHTLPTPTERDVFIQLGLPYREPSERDW, from the exons ATGGAGCCACGAGGCATTGTCAAAGCCTTTCCCAAGAGGAAGAAAGTGAGGGATGACTTAGGGAAAAGCATCCCTCCAAAGATCCCAAAAGAGGAAGGAACAGAGATACCCGAGG AGTGGCTGAATCCAGTTACTGCCTACGTGCTGCAAGCTGGCATTGGCCAAGCCAGGGCGGAGATCTTCCACAAGCAGATTGTCCAGAATGGAGGTGTTGTACACAACCAGCTCTCCTCGGAGGTGACACATGTCATTGTGGCTGAAGACATGGACTGTGATCGGGCTTTTCGGCTCCTTAAATTAACCAAGCTGCCTTCAGGGCTGCAGCTAGTGAAGGCATCCTGGCTGAGTGCTTGCATTAGAGACCAGAAGCTGCTGAGTACTGCTGGCTACCATGTCTTTATCCCTCGCAG GTACCTGGAGGAGGGAGAACTCCaaaaagaggagcagcagcaggtcctggGCAGTGAAGAGGTTCAGCCTCCAGCAGAGGGGGGAGCAGTGAAGCCAAATACTGAAGCACAGTTGGAGGATTCCTCGCAGCGAGGCCTGGGCACCCTtggacagcagcagctggctgag AAAGACTCTGGTGATGAAGACAGTGAAGGAGAAGATGCTGGTGTCACCCAGGGAGATCTGGAAGCATTGATTTCTGGCCATTACCCTGTGAAATCATCCGAGGAGACCAGTGGCAGCTCTTCCACAGTGGCCCAGCCTGGCAGCAAGTGGGTTTGTGCCCAGTCCTCCaacagcaagaaggaaaatcaCAACCAGTGCATCACAGAGAAGCTGGAAGTACTGGCAAAGGCCTACACTGTCCAGGGGGACAAGTGGAGAGCTCTGGGCTACTCCAAAGCCATCAATGCACTCAAGAGCTACCACAAACCAGTCACCTCCTACCAG GAAGCCTGTAAAATCCCTGGGATTGGGAAGCGGATGGCAGAGAAGATCCTGGAGATCTTGGAGAGCGGGCATCTGCGCAAGCTGGATCACATCAGTGAGAGTGTGCCCGTGCTGGAGTTGTTTTCTAACATCTGGGGAGCAGGGGCTAAGACAGCTCAGATGTGGTACCAGCAG GGTTTCCGGACACTGGATGATATCCGCACCAAGGCGACCCTCACCCACCAGCAGGCTGTGGGGCTGAAGCACTACACAGATTTCCAGGAGCGCATGCCTCGGGAGGAGGCTGCAGAAATAGAACACACT GTCAGACAAGCTGCCCTGGCCCTGAAACCTGGGCTTGTGTGTGTGGCATGTGGCTCCTACCGTCGGGGGAAGCCCACCTGTGGAGATGTGGATGTGCTGGTCACTCACCCAGATGGGAAGTCTCACCGTGGGGTGTTCAGCAAGCTGCTTGACAGCCTCCACAGGAGTG GCTTCCTTACGGATGACCTCGTGAGTCAGGAGGACAACGGTGAGCAGAAGAAGTACCTGGGAGTGTGCCGCCTGCCCGGGCCAGCCCGGCGTCACCGCCGGCTTGACATCATCGTGGTGCCCTACAGGGAGTTTACCTGTGCCCTGCTCTACTTCACTGGCTCGGCTCACTTCAACCGCTCCATGCGAGCCCTGGCCAAGACCAAGGGCATGAGCCTGTCAGAACATGCCCTCAGCTCGGCCGTGGTGCGAGGCCCTGGAGGTGTCAAGGTGGTATCTGGTCATACTTTGCCCACTCCCACAGAGAGAGATGTCTTCATTCAGCTGGGGCTGCCTTACCGGGAGCCCTCTGAACGGGACTGGTGA